From the genome of Xiphophorus hellerii strain 12219 chromosome 11, Xiphophorus_hellerii-4.1, whole genome shotgun sequence, one region includes:
- the bud13 gene encoding BUD13 homolog, translating to MAASTSNSKGAELSKAEYLKRYLSADDNSSQSKGKMKKKRRKVPERGLKIVDDDIDWRQMVKEQTEVEEDEEEAPVIAEFIDERPDDVKQLEVFRTSNRWKVIGADEDEGEEEEEEKGSEHTDPVLSSKIRPNSSERSLKGNKHGSPTTNKRHDSPDASSPRRIRHDSPDASPPRKTRHDSPDASPPRQHSGKQRKAQSKDSSPSRSKHSSNRRSLDVRRSPHAKRTQNRHDSDSDQSPPRKKPVKREAPDSDQSPPRRRPKGRQGSDSDQSPPRRPRSGKDSDDDLSPPRRSGPSQGPRMLSGGKAGLVSIDVLKKEQEENRRREKNNQPLENESRNAQTVFRDKSGKKRDLDSEREEQRRKAGEKAAKDEKYAQWGRGLAQGQMQQQKLEDALHETQKPLARHYDDEDLDRMLREQEREGDPMAGMLRRKKERNTKTPAKPRYQGPPPPPNRFNIQPGYRWDGVDRSNGFEQKRYTRIADKKALQEEAYKWSVEDM from the exons ATGGCCGCCTCTACTAGCAACAGCAAGGGAGCAGAACTCTCTAAAGCTGAGTACCTCAAACGGTATTTGTCAGCAGACGACAATTCCAGTCAATCAAAAGGGAAGATGAAAAAGAAACGACGTAAGGTTCCCGAGAGAGG ACTTAAAATAGTGGACGACGACATTGACTGGAGGCAGATGGTGAAGGAGCAAACGGAGGTtgaagaagatgaagaggaggctCCGGTG ATTGCTGAATTCATTGATGAGCGACCAGATGATGTGAAACAACTGGAAGTCTTTAGGACCAGCAACAGATGGAAAGTTATTGGAG CTGATGAGGACgaaggggaggaagaggaggaggagaaaggaaGTGAACACACAGACCCTGTTTTGTCAAGCAAAATACGGCCTAACTCTTCAGAACGTTCACTAAAGGGAAATAAACACGGCTCTCCTACCACTAATAAGAGACACGACTCTCCAGATGCTTCTTCTCCCAGGAGAATTCGCCATGACTCTCCAGATGCATCTCCTCCCAGGAAAACTCGGCACGACTCTCCAGACGCGTCGCCGCCAAGGCAGCATTCAGGGAAGCAAAGAAAGGCGCAAAGTAAAG attccTCTCCTAGCAGAAGCAAGCACAGTTCAAATCGACGATCGCTGGACGTTCGGCGATCACCTCACGCTAAAAGAACTCAGAATCGGCATGACTCAGATTCTGACCAGTCACCTCCTCGAAAAAAGCCTGTGAAGCGGGAAGCGCCGGACTCAGATCAATCTCCTCCGAGGAGACGTCCAAAAGGAAGACAGGGCTCTGATTCTGACCAGTCTCCACCCAGACGGCCGCGGAGTGGAAAAGACTCAGATGACGACTTGTCGCCACCTCGAAGATCTGGGCCCTCCCAA gGCCCAAGGATGCTTTCAGGGGGAAAAGCAGGTCTGGTTTCTATTGAtgtcttaaaaaaagaacaggaaGAAAACCGACGAcgggaaaaaaacaatcagccGCTAGAAA ATGAATCCCGGAATGCCCAGACGGTGTTCCGAGACAAGAGCGGTAAAAAGAGGGATTTGGATTCAGAAAGAGAAGAACAGAGGAGAAAAGCTGGAGAAAAAGCTGCAAAGGATGAGAAATATGCTCAGTGGGGAAGAGG GTTGGCCCAGGGACAGATGCAACAACAGAAACTAGAAGATGCGCTGCATGAAACCCAGAAGCCGCTGGCACGTCACTACGACGACGAGGATCTTGACCGAATGTTGAGAGAGCAGGAAAGGGAAGGGGATCCAATGGCTGGGATGCTCAGGCGCAAAAAGGAGCGCAACACCAAAACACCAG CGAAACCTCGCTACCAAGGGCCTCCACCGCCTCCTAATCGGTTTAACATTCAACCAGGTTATCGGTGGGATGGAGTCGA
- the LOC116728137 gene encoding thy-1 membrane glycoprotein, which yields MLTSLILSGILGVLLIPVQSQLISVCLEEDEDLRVDCRIEPKPNKISSYEFSWSSGTKEALINTNVSGSAAEAQFRDKSEVVELDPQGYRMTLKGFTNTLPHNTTYMCKISGQVESIKVEKEQLQPCSAVSLFLKSSWSWIVPLLIFLFHTHC from the exons ATGCTCACATCTCTGATTCTAAGTGGGATACTTGGAG TGCTGCTGATCCCAGTGCAATCTCAGCTGATCTCTGTGTGCTTGGAAGAGGATGAGGACCTGAGAGTCGACTGCCGGATCGAGCCCAAGCCCAACAAAATCAGCAGCTACGAGTTCTCCTGGTCATCTGGAACCAAGGAGGCCCTGATCAACACGAATGTTTCCGGCTCGGCTGCAGAGGCCCAGTTCAGAGACAAAAGCGAAGTGGTGGAGCTTGATCCCCAAGGCTACAGGATGACCCTGAAAGGCTTCACAAACACACTGCCGCACAACACCACCTACATGTGTAAAATATCTGGGCAGGTTGAGAGTATCAAGGTGGAGAAAG AACAACTGCAGCCTTGCTCGGCTGTCAGCCTGTTTCTGAAGAGCTCGTGGTCCTGGATCGTCCCCCTGCTGATCTTCCTCTTTCATACACActgctaa